A genomic region of Veillonellales bacterium contains the following coding sequences:
- a CDS encoding Zn-dependent hydrolase, giving the protein METQINRIRQVIKEVTRFNSTPGEGYSRFSYSEQDRQAREYFSCEFLKLGLKVRVDGVGNIRARLEGDDPSLSSVMIGSHIDTVLHGGKFDGLLGVAAALEVVRVIVDNKLKLLHPIEIIIFTEEEGSNFGSTMAGSKAMTGKYTLNDLKNLKNNDGISMYETANDFGLYIDNIENQQIKPGSVKAMLEMHIEQGSILDNKKIPIGIVEAVAGSKLLRVEIQGLSNHAGATPMNLRKDPMVAAAKIISAVEKIVREEALNTTVGTVGKIFCYPNVPNCIPGKVSFTVDVRDVTAQGIELAVQEINRIIKQICDLHEVSANVGVIAESNAFVLSEKIINLLEKTALRKKLPYIRMNSGAVHDSCMMTDVTDVGIIFVPSIDGRSHVPEEDTRYEDIKLGSDLLLETVLMLAGEAMSLI; this is encoded by the coding sequence GTGGAAACACAAATTAACAGGATACGACAAGTGATCAAGGAAGTCACCCGATTTAATAGTACACCAGGAGAAGGATATAGCAGATTTTCTTATAGCGAACAAGACAGACAGGCAAGAGAATATTTTAGCTGCGAATTTTTAAAATTGGGTCTCAAGGTACGTGTGGATGGTGTAGGCAATATTAGAGCACGTTTGGAGGGAGATGATCCAAGCCTTTCGTCTGTAATGATCGGCTCACATATTGATACAGTTTTGCATGGTGGGAAGTTTGACGGTTTACTTGGAGTTGCAGCTGCTTTAGAAGTAGTAAGAGTTATAGTCGATAATAAGCTGAAGCTGTTGCATCCAATTGAAATTATTATTTTTACCGAAGAAGAAGGGTCTAATTTCGGCTCAACAATGGCTGGCAGTAAAGCAATGACGGGTAAATATACTCTAAATGACCTGAAAAATTTAAAAAACAATGATGGTATTTCAATGTATGAAACGGCTAATGATTTTGGGCTTTATATTGATAATATAGAAAACCAGCAAATAAAACCGGGTTCCGTGAAAGCTATGTTGGAAATGCATATTGAACAAGGCTCAATTCTAGATAATAAGAAGATTCCCATTGGAATAGTGGAAGCTGTTGCAGGCAGTAAGCTGCTGCGGGTAGAAATCCAGGGACTCTCGAATCATGCTGGAGCTACACCGATGAATCTACGTAAGGATCCGATGGTGGCTGCGGCAAAAATAATTTCTGCGGTTGAGAAAATTGTCCGTGAAGAGGCTTTGAATACTACAGTAGGGACGGTTGGCAAGATATTTTGCTATCCTAATGTTCCAAATTGCATTCCGGGAAAAGTTTCTTTTACTGTTGACGTGCGGGATGTTACGGCTCAAGGAATTGAGCTGGCGGTTCAAGAGATTAATAGAATTATTAAACAAATTTGTGATTTACATGAAGTGAGTGCTAATGTTGGGGTAATCGCTGAGTCAAATGCATTCGTGCTGTCTGAGAAAATTATAAATCTTCTAGAAAAAACGGCTTTGCGGAAAAAACTACCTTATATAAGGATGAACAGCGGTGCCGTTCACGATTCTTGCATGATGACTGACGTTACCGATGTGGGGATAATCTTTGTGCCCAGTATTGATGGTAGAAGTCATGTTCCGGAAGAAGACACCCGCTATGAAGATATAAAACTGGGAAGCGATTTATTGCTGGAAACCGTTTTGATGCTAGCCGGTGAAGCAATGAGCTTAATATAA
- a CDS encoding UxaA family hydrolase has product MEMNALVLNKNDNVGTAIVDLQKGDFARMHIDGEMKTIKLRENVPFGFKISLCVIKASKPIIKYGAKIGVASKDIQPGMVVHVHNCEGARGRGDLSYQTVGSDKF; this is encoded by the coding sequence ATGGAAATGAATGCTTTGGTGCTGAACAAAAATGACAATGTGGGGACAGCGATAGTCGATTTGCAAAAGGGTGATTTTGCTAGGATGCACATTGATGGGGAGATGAAAACTATAAAATTGCGGGAGAATGTACCTTTTGGATTTAAAATTTCCTTATGTGTAATTAAAGCCAGCAAACCAATTATTAAGTATGGTGCGAAAATAGGCGTGGCTTCTAAGGACATTCAGCCTGGTATGGTTGTTCACGTTCATAATTGCGAGGGGGCCCGCGGACGCGGCGATTTGTCCTATCAAACAGTCGGTTCGGATAAATTTTAG